DNA from Salinispora arenicola:
AGAGCCTGCAGACCGACTCGGACGTGTTGCGCCAACTGCACGCCGCCGGGGTCGACCCGGGCGCCACGGTGACCGTCGCTCAGGAACGAGACGGGGTGTACATCGACCGCTACGGCGATCGGGTGCGCCTCCCCCGCGAGGTGGCCTCCCGCGTCTTCGTCGCCGCCGGCTGACCGCACCCGCCGGACGGCCCGCATTCCGTCCAGGTCCGGCGTGCCGTTCAGTCGACGTACGGGCAGTGCCGGCAGCCGCGACCGCAGCAGGTGCCGCGACGGGCGAGGAACCCGGCGGTGAGCACGAAGAGACCGGTGGTCGGGTCGGGGTAGCCGGCCTCACCGGCGGCCAGGGCGGCAGCGTGCGCGGCGCGAATCCGCTCCCGCTCCGGGTGGTCGGGCGGGAGCCGGGACGGGTGCGGCTCGGTCAACGGCCGGTTCGCCAACGGTCGTCGCTCTCCACTCACGCCGCGCAGTGTAGGACCTCCGTGTCGGAACCCCTGGGGCGCCCGACGTCGAGAGGCCAGCGGCTAACCGAACCAGGCCGCCGCCTGCCCGTGCGCATGAGCCCAGGCCAGGGGCGTGCCGTCGAGCGCGAGCACGTTGTGGAACCCGGTGTCCGGCGGCTCGGGCAGGCGGTCGTACCGCAGCACCTTCGGGGCCTCGGCGGCGATCCAGTTGCCGGGCAGCCCACGAACCAGCTCGACGAAGGCGGCACGTCGGCGCGGCGGCACCTGGTAGAGCACCGTGGTGTGGAACACCACCAGAGTCGCCTCGGGTGGCGCCAGCGCGGCCACCGCCGGCAGGTCATCCACCAGGTCACCGCGGACGAGCAGCGGCGGTTCGGCCGCGACGACGTTCGCCGCCTCCCGCAGCCGCGCCCGCCGGTGGGCATGCTCCGGCCAGATGAGGGCATCCAGCCACGCGAAGTCGTCCGCGTCGGTCACGTCCAGCGGATTGAGGTCCAGTCCGGCCCGCCACACCACGGTCGGCACCCGGGCCGGGGGCGCGATGCCGGTGAGCGCGCAGTCGAGGACCGGCCGGCCGTGGCCCAGCAGCCGACTGCCGTAGCGGTACGCGTAGCGGTCTGGATAGAGGCAGAGGCCCGCCGACGCACCGACCTCCAACAGCGCGAGCGGTTGGGGCAGTGCGGCGAGCAGCGGCAGCAGGACGGCGCACCGCGCGGCCTCGTTCGTCTGCGTCGTCCTGGCCCGCACCGCCACCTCGATCGCCGGCCAGTTCGCCCGAACGTAGGCCTGGAAGGCGGCTGGGTCCTCGACCGGACCACCGAGCAACCGGACCACGCCGAACAGCAGGTTCGGTTGCCGCTTGGCCAGCGGAAGCCCTTCGATCAACGCCAGCAGGTCGGCGTCGCGGGACACCGCCGACGCCAGACGCTCGTACGCCGGTGACAGACCACAGGCTTCCCGAGTGGCGAACGCGCGATAGTCGTCGGCTGTCGTCACGCCCACATTGCACCACAACGGACAGTCCGGCGAGCCGCAGCGAAAGCCTGGACGCGTGACCTCGGACACCCGCCCGAGGTCACGCGTCCGCGTACGTCAGCTA
Protein-coding regions in this window:
- a CDS encoding DUF2332 domain-containing protein; this encodes MGVTTADDYRAFATREACGLSPAYERLASAVSRDADLLALIEGLPLAKRQPNLLFGVVRLLGGPVEDPAAFQAYVRANWPAIEVAVRARTTQTNEAARCAVLLPLLAALPQPLALLEVGASAGLCLYPDRYAYRYGSRLLGHGRPVLDCALTGIAPPARVPTVVWRAGLDLNPLDVTDADDFAWLDALIWPEHAHRRARLREAANVVAAEPPLLVRGDLVDDLPAVAALAPPEATLVVFHTTVLYQVPPRRRAAFVELVRGLPGNWIAAEAPKVLRYDRLPEPPDTGFHNVLALDGTPLAWAHAHGQAAAWFG
- a CDS encoding DUF5522 domain-containing protein, which gives rise to MSGERRPLANRPLTEPHPSRLPPDHPERERIRAAHAAALAAGEAGYPDPTTGLFVLTAGFLARRGTCCGRGCRHCPYVD